A region of bacterium DNA encodes the following proteins:
- a CDS encoding wax ester/triacylglycerol synthase family O-acyltransferase, whose protein sequence is MARPGRKRARASTHGRAIGRDAAERRTRAMSAVDMAWLRMEHPTNLMMVTALFIFDRPLDPRRLERTIASRLLRYDRFRRRVVERGTLVKKPTWELDRRFELSAHLRRVALPAPGGEEELRELVSALMSSPLDYSKPLWQIHHIENYDRGCAVLVRIHHAIADGIALMGVLRSLTDDRPKRRRLESRPRGARLAESQPGQRPRSAPTGLRRAASLASRVLREEARILADPGRALELARLGIGGTSVLGRLLLRPADPPTALKGPLGVAKLAAWSEPLPLSDVKAVGKVTGSTVNDVLVAAVTGALRSYLAKRGEPVDDLAFHAAVPVNLRSPASRASLGNRFGLVFVELPLTLADPLERLFEVRDRMRELKGSPEAGVALGLLGTLGMTSTEIQKLLVEHIGARTTLVVTNVPGPRRTVYMAGRPLRTLLFWVPQSGRVGLGISFISYAGNVRLGVASDKGLVPDPETIVALFHREFEKLMDLARGAPRRKAS, encoded by the coding sequence ATGGCCAGGCCCGGACGAAAGAGAGCGAGGGCTTCGACGCACGGCCGTGCGATCGGGCGAGATGCGGCCGAGCGCCGAACTCGGGCCATGTCCGCGGTCGACATGGCGTGGCTGCGCATGGAGCATCCCACCAACCTGATGATGGTGACCGCGCTCTTCATCTTCGACAGGCCACTCGACCCGAGGCGTCTCGAGCGGACGATCGCCAGCCGGCTGCTCCGCTACGATCGCTTCCGGCGCCGGGTGGTGGAGCGCGGAACGCTCGTCAAGAAGCCGACCTGGGAGCTCGACCGGCGATTCGAACTGTCCGCTCACTTGAGGCGAGTGGCACTGCCCGCTCCGGGCGGGGAGGAGGAGCTCCGGGAGCTCGTGAGCGCGCTCATGAGCTCGCCCCTCGACTACTCCAAGCCACTGTGGCAGATCCACCACATCGAGAACTACGACAGAGGCTGCGCCGTTCTGGTGCGAATCCACCACGCGATCGCCGACGGCATCGCCCTGATGGGCGTACTGCGGTCGCTGACCGACGACAGGCCCAAGCGCCGGCGACTCGAATCGCGCCCGCGCGGCGCCCGGCTCGCCGAGTCGCAGCCGGGCCAGCGGCCTCGCAGTGCTCCCACGGGACTGCGGCGGGCAGCGAGCCTCGCGTCCCGGGTGCTGCGGGAGGAGGCGCGGATCCTCGCCGACCCCGGCCGGGCTCTCGAGCTGGCCAGGCTCGGAATCGGCGGGACGTCGGTTCTGGGGCGCCTGCTGCTCCGGCCCGCCGACCCGCCGACCGCGCTCAAGGGTCCGCTCGGCGTCGCCAAGCTGGCCGCCTGGTCGGAGCCTCTGCCTCTGTCCGACGTCAAAGCCGTCGGGAAGGTGACCGGGAGCACCGTGAACGACGTCCTGGTGGCGGCCGTCACCGGCGCTCTGCGAAGCTACCTCGCCAAGCGTGGCGAGCCGGTGGACGACCTCGCGTTCCACGCCGCCGTGCCGGTCAACCTCCGATCCCCCGCCAGCCGCGCGTCACTCGGCAACCGTTTCGGCCTGGTCTTCGTCGAGCTTCCGCTGACACTCGCCGATCCGCTCGAGCGGCTGTTCGAAGTGCGCGACAGGATGCGCGAGCTCAAGGGCAGCCCGGAGGCGGGCGTCGCGCTCGGTCTGCTCGGCACTCTTGGTATGACCTCGACCGAGATTCAGAAGCTCTTGGTGGAGCACATCGGCGCCAGGACCACTTTGGTCGTCACCAACGTGCCCGGACCGCGCCGAACCGTATACATGGCCGGGCGACCGTTGCGCACGCTCCTCTTCTGGGTGCCGCAGTCCGGGCGCGTGGGGCTGGGGATCAGCTTCATCAGCTACGCGGGCAACGTGCGGCTCGGCGTCGCCAGCGACAAGGGGCTGGTGCCCGATCCGGAGACTATCGTCGCGCTCTTCCATCGCGAGTTCGAGAAGCTCATGGACCTGGCGCGGGGCGCTCCTCGGCGAAAAGCAAGCTAG
- a CDS encoding dipeptidase: protein MTTPASRPMPFVAAFLVLVLAGCRPEVDETVPAERSLAVAEYAVSTYSDAAIATLGELVSFRTVKQEGLENVDNPHFQQLTKYLELKATELGLDFTDYGAVVVIGLGDAENRLGIVTHADVQPADATKWKADPFSLDLTSEPGKLVARGAEDDKGPLALALYAMKSLGDKGLPRRRRIELIVSYTEESDWGPFRAFLEHYDEPDLNLALDANYPVVTAEKGWGEIHLSLAGRNEAEETPYLASLTGGAFLSQVPEEAEAVIRGSTADFERRLRAASEQSASVGYTLERTGDRLEFRAHGRSAHSMEPWAGRNAITHLAAVLGEFAWPDTAAARMVRLINDLVGTSDYGERFGDLAHSHSFMGPLTLTLATVSSSGSTHDAGISFRRPVGRTAEEVEAEIEKAVAAWRIDTGVAELGLRSRIDEPYIAEGAPHVPVLLDVFRHYTGVLDAGPIAIGGGTNARLLPNGVSFGPAMPGATYTGHTEHEFMTHGQLLLNLRMYTAMMVELAG, encoded by the coding sequence ATGACGACACCCGCCAGCCGCCCGATGCCGTTTGTGGCAGCGTTTCTTGTTCTTGTACTTGCGGGTTGCCGCCCGGAGGTCGATGAGACGGTGCCCGCCGAGCGCAGCCTGGCTGTGGCCGAGTACGCCGTATCTACGTATTCCGACGCGGCGATCGCCACTCTGGGTGAGTTGGTGAGCTTCCGCACGGTCAAGCAGGAAGGGCTCGAGAACGTCGACAACCCTCACTTCCAGCAGCTCACCAAGTACCTCGAACTGAAGGCCACCGAACTGGGCTTGGATTTCACCGACTACGGCGCCGTGGTCGTAATAGGTCTCGGCGACGCCGAAAACCGCCTGGGCATTGTGACCCATGCGGACGTTCAGCCGGCTGATGCGACAAAGTGGAAGGCGGATCCGTTCTCGCTCGACCTAACTTCGGAGCCTGGCAAACTAGTCGCGCGCGGTGCGGAAGACGACAAGGGGCCTTTAGCGTTGGCGCTCTACGCCATGAAGTCCCTCGGCGACAAGGGCCTGCCACGGAGGCGTCGGATAGAGCTCATCGTGTCCTACACGGAGGAATCGGACTGGGGGCCGTTCCGCGCCTTCCTCGAGCACTACGACGAGCCGGATCTCAATCTCGCGCTCGACGCCAACTACCCGGTCGTCACTGCCGAGAAAGGCTGGGGTGAGATCCATTTGAGCCTTGCCGGACGGAATGAGGCCGAAGAGACACCCTACCTGGCGTCGCTGACCGGTGGGGCCTTCCTATCGCAGGTGCCCGAAGAAGCCGAAGCGGTGATCCGGGGATCGACCGCCGATTTCGAACGACGGTTGAGAGCGGCGTCGGAACAAAGCGCTAGCGTCGGCTATACGTTGGAGCGTACCGGCGATCGGCTCGAGTTTCGCGCCCACGGGAGATCGGCGCACTCGATGGAGCCCTGGGCAGGCCGAAACGCCATCACTCATCTGGCTGCCGTACTGGGCGAGTTCGCTTGGCCGGACACGGCTGCCGCCCGCATGGTCCGGCTCATCAACGATCTCGTGGGCACGAGCGACTACGGCGAGCGCTTCGGCGACCTCGCCCACTCACACTCGTTCATGGGCCCTTTGACCCTGACTCTGGCCACCGTGTCATCGAGCGGTTCGACTCATGACGCCGGAATCAGCTTTCGACGCCCGGTGGGGCGCACGGCCGAGGAGGTCGAGGCCGAGATCGAAAAGGCCGTCGCTGCCTGGAGAATCGATACGGGGGTCGCGGAGCTCGGCCTTAGATCCCGAATCGACGAGCCGTATATCGCCGAAGGAGCCCCGCACGTTCCGGTTCTCCTCGACGTCTTCCGCCACTACACCGGAGTTCTGGACGCCGGACCGATCGCCATTGGTGGCGGCACCAACGCACGGCTGCTGCCCAACGGCGTGAGCTTCGGCCCCGCGATGCCGGGCGCCACCTACACGGGTCACACGGAGCACGAGTTCATGACGCACGGGCAGCTGCTGCTCAACCTCCGAATGTACACGGCGATGATGGTCGAGCTTGCTGGCTAG
- a CDS encoding DUF1203 domain-containing protein, producing MNTFRCIAIPTSIAESVRSTLASPFAEHPAHIEIAKGHGPCRHCLRTFHVGAEKRILFTLDPFAELGVPPLPGPVFIHADECDRYPEDGEFPNDLRQHLLVFNAYSRERRLLAEELATGRDIELTIDRLLAQAEVEYLHVRDLEAGCYDLRVERVEAAVTEGPVEQECSC from the coding sequence GTGAATACTTTCCGTTGTATCGCCATCCCGACCTCGATCGCAGAATCAGTACGCTCGACCCTGGCTTCTCCGTTTGCGGAGCACCCTGCTCACATCGAGATAGCAAAGGGCCACGGCCCGTGCCGCCACTGCCTGCGCACGTTCCATGTGGGAGCCGAGAAGCGCATTCTCTTCACGCTTGACCCTTTCGCAGAACTGGGTGTGCCGCCACTCCCGGGCCCCGTCTTCATCCATGCGGATGAATGCGACCGATATCCGGAGGACGGCGAATTTCCCAACGATCTCCGACAGCATCTCTTGGTCTTCAACGCCTACTCGCGCGAGCGTAGGCTTCTAGCCGAGGAGCTGGCAACGGGCCGCGACATCGAGCTGACGATCGACCGGCTGCTGGCACAAGCCGAGGTCGAGTACCTGCATGTCCGCGACCTGGAGGCCGGTTGTTACGACCTGCGGGTCGAGCGCGTGGAGGCGGCCGTGACCGAGGGGCCTGTTGAGCAGGAGTGCTCGTGCTGA
- a CDS encoding VOC family protein, with translation MHLGHFSISLAVKDLAASRTFYEKLGFEVTGGEAEQNWLILQNGDSTVGLFQGMFERNLLTFNPGWDARAQRLAEFTDVRDIQRHLKEQGLVLSAEADETTTGPASLMLIDPDDNPVLIDQHVD, from the coding sequence ATGCATCTTGGCCACTTCTCGATCAGCCTCGCCGTCAAGGACCTCGCCGCTTCGCGCACGTTCTACGAAAAACTCGGCTTCGAAGTGACGGGTGGCGAGGCCGAGCAGAACTGGCTGATCCTGCAGAACGGCGACAGCACCGTCGGTTTGTTTCAGGGCATGTTCGAGCGCAACTTGCTGACCTTCAATCCCGGTTGGGACGCGCGCGCGCAGCGTCTCGCGGAGTTCACCGACGTGCGGGACATCCAGCGCCACCTGAAGGAGCAGGGCCTGGTCCTGAGCGCCGAAGCCGACGAGACGACCACCGGACCCGCAAGCCTGATGTTGATCGATCCGGACGACAACCCTGTGCTGATCGACCAGCACGTGGACTGA
- a CDS encoding helix-turn-helix domain-containing protein encodes MRASRRFIFHRVFRSILGETLGQFVKRLRLERALRMLSHQQHRSLTEIALACGFASSSDFSRSFKQRYGVRPSVFDVSTFRERRREEWQAAFEDPAVRHRLDRLPPGRNPDNFVVQMRKLPSRRVAYIRVLDPYRPDVVAEAAQRLVAWARERGLEGGQWLGYMWDDPEIVAHRDCRYDVGVEVEAAESDGEVGVLEFPAMQVAQVELRGPIELEMRALDWLFGTWLPGSGYVPSEQPCFEAWIGLPFAHGTNHFELLSQIPVEPG; translated from the coding sequence GTGCGTGCTTCTCGCCGTTTCATTTTCCACCGCGTGTTTCGCTCGATTCTCGGCGAGACGCTTGGCCAATTCGTCAAACGGCTGCGGCTCGAGCGCGCCCTGAGGATGTTGTCGCACCAGCAGCATCGCTCGCTGACCGAAATCGCGCTCGCTTGCGGGTTCGCCTCATCCTCGGACTTCTCGCGAAGCTTCAAGCAGCGCTACGGCGTACGGCCGAGTGTTTTCGACGTCTCGACCTTTCGTGAGCGGCGGCGAGAGGAATGGCAGGCTGCGTTCGAGGATCCCGCTGTGCGTCATCGCCTCGACCGGCTACCTCCCGGCCGGAACCCGGACAACTTCGTGGTGCAGATGCGGAAGTTGCCGAGCCGCCGGGTGGCCTACATTCGCGTACTCGATCCATATCGTCCCGATGTCGTCGCCGAGGCGGCGCAGCGTCTTGTCGCCTGGGCCCGAGAGCGCGGTCTCGAGGGCGGACAGTGGCTCGGCTACATGTGGGACGACCCCGAGATCGTCGCTCACCGCGATTGCCGCTACGACGTAGGCGTCGAGGTGGAGGCTGCAGAGTCCGACGGAGAGGTCGGTGTGCTCGAGTTCCCGGCGATGCAGGTCGCGCAGGTCGAGCTGCGCGGACCGATCGAATTGGAGATGCGCGCGCTCGACTGGCTCTTTGGAACGTGGCTGCCGGGCAGCGGCTATGTGCCGAGCGAGCAGCCCTGTTTCGAAGCGTGGATAGGCCTGCCATTCGCGCACGGCACGAATCACTTCGAGCTGCTGTCGCAGATTCCGGTCGAGCCCGGCTGA
- a CDS encoding SagB/ThcOx family dehydrogenase, protein MMSVQIDLPAPFSVGEVTVEEALERRRSIRSYASSALTLEEVSQLLWAAQGITGEDGERTAPSAGALYPLEIYLVAADASGLEPGVYRYLIEDHGLQLVSTGDVRRELTAAAWDQDWMSRAPAALVVAGVVERTAKKYGSRARRYVLMEVGGVTENVSLQAVAIGLATTFVGAFDDGAVAGLLGLKAGEEPFAILPVGRRRR, encoded by the coding sequence ATGATGTCGGTGCAAATCGATCTTCCCGCGCCCTTCAGTGTCGGAGAGGTGACCGTGGAAGAGGCGCTCGAGCGGCGGCGCTCGATTCGCTCCTACGCGAGCTCAGCGCTCACTCTCGAGGAGGTCTCCCAACTCCTCTGGGCCGCCCAGGGAATCACCGGCGAGGACGGTGAGCGTACGGCGCCTTCGGCCGGTGCCCTCTATCCGCTCGAGATCTACCTTGTCGCGGCCGACGCCAGCGGGCTCGAGCCCGGCGTCTATCGCTATCTGATCGAGGACCACGGTTTGCAGCTGGTGTCGACGGGCGACGTCAGGCGCGAGCTGACGGCGGCCGCCTGGGATCAGGACTGGATGAGCCGGGCGCCGGCGGCTCTGGTGGTCGCCGGAGTGGTGGAGCGAACGGCGAAGAAGTACGGCTCCCGCGCGCGGCGCTACGTGCTGATGGAAGTGGGCGGAGTCACCGAGAACGTCTCCCTGCAGGCCGTCGCCATCGGGCTGGCCACTACTTTCGTCGGTGCGTTCGACGACGGTGCGGTCGCCGGCCTGTTGGGTCTCAAAGCAGGCGAGGAGCCGTTCGCAATCCTGCCGGTGGGCAGGCGCCGCCGTTGA
- a CDS encoding radical SAM protein: MATTRRDFITKSLLLSGTLLVPGTRLAATPRTREWLPAYGRLELEGRLAERIEQADSILESCELCPRKCGVKRRAGEKGYCRAPSKVMVYSAHPHFGEEVSLVGEGGSGTVFFSNCNLRCVFCQNWSISHKGLGDRLADERLADKMLRLQKVGCHNINLVTPTHVMPHILRATRIAFREGLRLPLVYNTSGYERVEILKILDGVVDIYLPDMKFMDGSQSAKYSAGASDYPEVAKKAILEMHRQVGRHTTDERGHAVRGLMIRHLVMPNRVAGTREFTKWVAEEVSPDTYVNIMAQYHVAYRAAEFEEIGRGITAEEYLEAMTWAEEAGLTNLDRRSVTTRNIYRRYGKG; encoded by the coding sequence ATGGCAACCACGCGCCGCGACTTCATCACGAAGTCTTTGCTCCTGAGCGGCACCCTGCTGGTGCCGGGCACCCGTCTTGCCGCTACTCCGAGAACACGCGAGTGGCTTCCCGCTTACGGCCGGCTCGAGCTCGAGGGCCGGCTCGCCGAGCGCATCGAGCAGGCCGACAGCATCCTCGAATCATGCGAGCTCTGTCCCAGGAAGTGCGGAGTCAAGCGCAGGGCCGGAGAGAAGGGCTACTGCAGAGCCCCCTCAAAGGTGATGGTCTACAGCGCCCACCCGCACTTCGGCGAGGAGGTCTCGCTGGTTGGAGAGGGTGGCTCCGGCACGGTCTTCTTCTCCAACTGCAACCTGCGCTGTGTCTTCTGCCAGAACTGGTCCATCTCTCACAAGGGACTGGGCGATCGGCTCGCCGACGAACGCCTGGCGGACAAAATGCTCCGGCTCCAGAAGGTCGGTTGTCACAACATCAATCTCGTGACGCCCACTCACGTCATGCCGCACATTCTCAGGGCGACGCGGATCGCCTTCCGCGAGGGCTTGCGCCTACCCTTGGTTTACAACACCAGCGGCTACGAGCGCGTCGAGATCCTCAAGATCCTCGACGGGGTCGTGGACATCTACCTTCCCGACATGAAATTCATGGACGGAAGTCAGTCGGCCAAGTACTCGGCCGGAGCCTCCGACTACCCGGAGGTGGCCAAGAAGGCGATCCTCGAGATGCACCGCCAGGTCGGTCGTCACACCACCGACGAGCGCGGTCACGCGGTGCGCGGCCTGATGATCCGCCATCTCGTCATGCCCAACCGCGTGGCGGGTACCCGGGAGTTCACGAAGTGGGTCGCTGAAGAGGTCTCGCCGGACACCTACGTCAACATCATGGCCCAGTACCACGTTGCCTATCGCGCGGCGGAGTTCGAAGAGATCGGACGCGGCATCACCGCGGAGGAATATCTGGAAGCAATGACCTGGGCCGAGGAGGCGGGCCTCACGAACCTGGATCGGAGATCGGTGACAACGCGCAACATCTACCGGCGCTACGGTAAGGGGTGA
- the amrS gene encoding AmmeMemoRadiSam system radical SAM enzyme: MGERIDRRDFARRVGAGVLASAGGGLLPCLSFATPTTGGPRMGLVSRRRAAYFSRLENGLVRCDLCPHRCRIEAGRRGLCGVRESVDGSLETVAYANPCALNIDPIEKKPFYHVLPGTKTLSVATAGCNLRCKSCLNWEASLARPEETFNYELPPAETVTRAEAYRCRSIASSYVEPVVFIEYMLDVARLCRDRRLLHLMHSAGYINRAPLEDICQVIDAACIDLKGFSDEFYRDLVGGELRPVLEALTTLKEHDVHTEVVNLLIPGKNDDPHTLRAMCRWVRQELGAEVPVHFYRFYPRYRLKSLPPTPVPTLERARAIAMEEELDYAYIANVPEHPGKHTYCPGCGELLIRRVGLITEVVALADGRCTKCEHAIKGIWRPT; encoded by the coding sequence ATGGGTGAACGGATCGACCGCCGCGACTTCGCCCGACGGGTGGGGGCCGGCGTCCTCGCCTCCGCCGGCGGCGGTCTTCTGCCCTGCCTGTCCTTCGCCACGCCGACGACCGGCGGCCCGCGGATGGGCCTGGTCAGCCGCCGGCGGGCGGCCTACTTCAGCCGCTTGGAGAACGGCCTGGTCCGCTGCGATCTCTGCCCCCATCGCTGCCGGATCGAGGCCGGCCGGCGGGGGTTGTGCGGCGTGCGGGAGAGCGTTGACGGGTCCCTCGAAACGGTCGCCTACGCCAACCCCTGTGCCCTCAACATCGATCCCATCGAGAAGAAGCCCTTCTATCACGTGCTCCCAGGGACCAAGACGCTCTCCGTCGCCACCGCCGGCTGCAACCTGCGCTGCAAGTCCTGCCTGAACTGGGAAGCCTCGCTGGCCCGACCGGAGGAGACCTTCAACTATGAGCTGCCGCCTGCCGAGACGGTGACGCGCGCCGAGGCCTACCGCTGCCGGTCCATCGCCTCGTCCTACGTCGAGCCGGTCGTCTTCATCGAATACATGCTCGACGTCGCGCGCCTTTGCCGCGACCGGCGCCTGCTGCACCTGATGCATTCGGCGGGCTACATCAACCGGGCTCCGCTCGAGGACATCTGTCAGGTGATCGACGCGGCATGCATCGATCTCAAGGGCTTCAGCGACGAGTTCTACCGGGATCTCGTGGGTGGCGAGCTCCGGCCGGTGCTGGAGGCGCTCACGACTCTGAAGGAGCACGACGTCCACACCGAGGTCGTGAATCTGCTCATCCCCGGCAAGAACGACGACCCGCATACCTTGCGCGCCATGTGCCGGTGGGTCAGGCAAGAGCTGGGGGCGGAAGTGCCGGTGCACTTCTATCGCTTCTATCCCCGATACCGTCTGAAGAGCCTTCCGCCGACGCCGGTGCCGACTCTCGAGCGCGCTCGTGCCATCGCCATGGAGGAAGAGCTCGACTACGCCTACATCGCCAACGTTCCCGAGCATCCCGGCAAGCACACGTACTGTCCCGGCTGCGGAGAGTTGCTCATCCGGCGTGTGGGTCTGATCACCGAGGTCGTCGCTCTCGCCGACGGCCGGTGCACAAAGTGCGAGCACGCCATCAAGGGAATATGGCGGCCTACCTAG